From the Lepidochelys kempii isolate rLepKem1 chromosome 2, rLepKem1.hap2, whole genome shotgun sequence genome, one window contains:
- the LOC140907700 gene encoding myb/SANT-like DNA-binding domain-containing protein 7, with protein sequence MQSSSAQVTMMESQNRKRAPAWTEREVRDLIAVWGEESVLSELRSSFRNAKTFVKISQGMKDRGHNRDPKQCRVKLKELRQAYQKTREANGRSGSEPKSCRFSDELHAILGGSATTTPAVLFDSFNGDGGNTEAGFGDEEDDDEEEVVDSSQQASGETGFPDSQELFLTLDLEPVPPEPTQG encoded by the coding sequence atgcagagctcatcagcacaggtgaccatgatggagtcccagaatcgcaaaagagctccagcatggaccgaacgggaggtacgggatctgatcgctgtttggggagaggaatccgtgctatcagaactccgttccagttttcgaaatgccaaaacctttgtgaaaatctcccagggcatgaaggacagaggccataacagggacccgaagcagtgccgcgtgaaactgaaggagctgaggcaagcctaccagaaaaccagagaggcgaacggccgctccgggtcagagcccaaatcATGCCGCTtctctgatgagctgcatgccattttagggggttcagccaccactaccccagccgtgttgtttgactccttcaatggagatggaggcaatacggaagcaggttttggggacgaagaagatgatgatgaggaggaggttgtagatagctcacagcaagcaagcggagaaaccggttttcccgacagccaggaactgtttctcaccctagacctggagccagtaccccccgaacccacccaaggctaa